Proteins from a genomic interval of Rubinisphaera italica:
- a CDS encoding TlpA family protein disulfide reductase, with the protein MPRLLLTLAMLLALTSVSAQAQPAAELNTEASVETPAKIQLPEFDPAANPEETLETVKGLWQTRIDVASPQEANLLKVKILGHIVKGSQIIIENTNVDAELALEAIQNKMEALGILAQAGDPNAMTNAIVMAKTISEDPRPLVAREGKLILLSSRLNELQGLDSAGRTAFVKELMDLLNSADMTDREVQIASITADLLEQLGDAESSKKIYKNLAEQAKTSDSPEMRARASEFEGVARRLELPGNEIKISGKNLTGADYDIKNHRGKVVLIQFWASWCGYCLEEMPHIKQMYNTYHADGFEVVGVNLDDSADRAIAIIDDMKLPWQNLFSRDAEQLGMENPNATRYGINSIPQCILVNRDGKVVTLNARGKELTHELEKLFLESVTAEGAAPEKASVQEANPE; encoded by the coding sequence ATGCCCCGCCTGTTATTAACCCTTGCCATGCTGCTGGCCCTGACTTCCGTTTCAGCACAGGCTCAACCGGCTGCAGAATTGAATACGGAAGCTTCCGTAGAAACTCCTGCAAAAATTCAGTTGCCGGAGTTTGACCCGGCTGCCAATCCTGAAGAAACACTGGAGACGGTCAAAGGGCTCTGGCAAACTCGAATTGATGTCGCCTCGCCTCAGGAAGCCAATCTCCTCAAAGTGAAAATTCTCGGGCACATTGTTAAAGGCTCACAGATCATCATCGAAAATACGAATGTCGATGCAGAACTGGCACTCGAAGCGATTCAGAACAAAATGGAAGCGTTGGGTATTCTGGCTCAGGCAGGCGATCCCAATGCGATGACGAATGCCATCGTGATGGCAAAAACCATTTCGGAAGATCCTCGTCCTCTCGTTGCTCGCGAAGGAAAATTGATTCTGCTTTCGAGTCGCCTGAATGAACTGCAAGGCTTAGATTCTGCAGGGAGAACGGCTTTCGTTAAAGAGCTGATGGATCTATTAAACAGTGCAGACATGACTGACCGTGAAGTCCAGATTGCGAGTATCACAGCCGACCTGCTCGAACAACTCGGAGATGCCGAGTCTTCTAAAAAGATTTATAAAAATCTGGCCGAACAAGCAAAAACTTCGGACTCTCCCGAAATGCGCGCCCGGGCTTCTGAGTTTGAAGGCGTCGCTCGTCGACTCGAATTGCCGGGGAATGAAATCAAGATCTCGGGAAAGAATCTGACAGGAGCCGACTATGATATTAAAAATCACAGAGGCAAAGTCGTGCTGATTCAGTTCTGGGCCAGTTGGTGCGGATATTGTCTTGAGGAGATGCCACACATCAAGCAGATGTACAACACTTATCATGCGGATGGATTTGAAGTTGTTGGAGTCAATCTGGATGACTCAGCCGACCGGGCGATCGCCATTATTGATGACATGAAACTTCCCTGGCAAAACCTGTTCAGCCGGGATGCCGAACAACTCGGCATGGAAAATCCCAATGCCACCCGCTATGGCATTAACAGTATCCCTCAGTGCATTCTTGTGAATCGTGATGGGAAAGTCGTCACCCTCAACGCACGTGGAAAAGAGTTGACTCACGAGCTTGAAAAACTGTTCCTGGAAAGTGTTACCGCGGAAGGTGCCGCTCCCGAAAAGGCTTCTGTTCAGGAAGCGAACCCGGAGTAA
- a CDS encoding M3 family metallopeptidase codes for MDQAPSNPLMQESGLPRFDEIEAVHVVPAVQQLLVRATKLFDEVEALEEPSWEELFGRLDRIDQYFEQTWKPIGHFNSVKNSSELRAAYEEVLPEVVKYSIRVSQSEKLYQEFKTIRESDSWDSLSSARKRIIEQRLLSAELSGVALPDDQKEKFNEMTHELSKLGNKFSNNVLDATNAYELIVTDPADAQGWPNSLKNLTSQAFNKTRKEEEPASTPETGPWKITLEVPIVQPFWQHCQNRDLREQTYRAYISRAASAEFDNTENCNRILTLRREQAKMLGYNNYAEVSLSEKMAENVDAVQEMFETLRKASIEPAKDDLDDLQKLANESGESNDLKQWDIAFWAERLREKKYEVTDEVLRQYFQHERVLNGLFSLVERLFGVQVREVDGDVSCWEPSVRYYMIFKDDQAVAGFFYDPYSRPENKRGGAWMDVCLNRRQTPDGLQLPVAHLVCNCTPPVGDSPSLMTFREVETLFHEFGHGLQHMLTTVDEPDVAGINGVEWDAVELPSQFMENWCYHKPTLLGMTAHVETGEPLPDELFEKIVNARHFRAGSDTLRQLTFGMTDMLLHSEFIPNGETTIFDVQRDVMQSTAIMPMLPEDRMLCSFQHIFAGGYAAGYYSYKWAEVLSADAFGAFEEAGLENEEAIEETGRHFRDTILAQGGSQHPMTLFEQFRGREPDPTVLLRQCGLLKE; via the coding sequence ATGGATCAGGCACCCTCGAACCCATTGATGCAAGAATCAGGACTTCCCCGTTTTGATGAAATTGAAGCGGTTCATGTCGTACCAGCAGTGCAGCAATTGCTGGTGAGGGCCACGAAGCTGTTTGACGAAGTCGAAGCTCTGGAGGAGCCGTCCTGGGAAGAATTGTTTGGGCGTCTTGATCGTATCGATCAATATTTCGAGCAGACCTGGAAACCGATCGGACATTTTAACAGTGTCAAAAACTCGTCCGAACTTCGAGCAGCTTACGAAGAAGTCCTGCCGGAAGTTGTCAAATACAGTATACGTGTCTCGCAAAGTGAAAAGCTGTATCAGGAATTCAAGACGATTCGGGAGTCGGACAGTTGGGATTCACTCAGTTCGGCCCGCAAACGGATTATCGAACAGCGATTGCTCTCAGCCGAACTTTCCGGTGTTGCCTTGCCGGATGACCAGAAAGAGAAGTTCAATGAGATGACGCATGAGTTGTCTAAACTCGGCAACAAATTTTCCAACAATGTGCTCGATGCCACGAATGCTTATGAACTGATCGTGACTGATCCCGCAGATGCTCAAGGGTGGCCGAACTCGCTTAAAAATTTGACAAGTCAAGCATTCAACAAAACTCGAAAAGAAGAAGAACCGGCATCCACTCCTGAAACAGGTCCCTGGAAAATTACACTCGAAGTTCCGATTGTCCAGCCTTTCTGGCAACATTGCCAAAATCGGGATTTACGTGAGCAAACCTATCGAGCCTACATCTCGCGAGCCGCTTCTGCAGAGTTTGATAATACGGAAAACTGCAACCGCATTTTGACTTTGCGTCGGGAACAGGCAAAGATGCTGGGTTACAACAATTATGCCGAAGTCAGTCTGTCGGAAAAAATGGCAGAAAATGTAGACGCGGTGCAGGAGATGTTCGAAACCTTACGCAAGGCATCCATTGAACCAGCTAAGGATGACCTCGATGATCTCCAGAAACTGGCAAATGAATCTGGTGAATCCAACGATTTGAAGCAATGGGATATTGCTTTTTGGGCCGAACGACTCCGTGAAAAAAAATATGAAGTGACAGACGAAGTTCTGCGTCAGTACTTCCAGCACGAACGGGTCCTCAATGGTCTGTTCTCGCTTGTGGAGCGACTCTTCGGAGTGCAGGTTCGCGAAGTTGATGGCGATGTCTCCTGCTGGGAGCCTAGCGTTCGCTATTATATGATCTTTAAAGATGACCAGGCCGTCGCCGGGTTCTTTTACGATCCTTATTCCCGACCGGAAAACAAACGGGGCGGGGCGTGGATGGATGTCTGTCTCAATCGAAGGCAAACTCCCGATGGTTTGCAATTGCCGGTTGCCCATCTGGTTTGTAACTGCACTCCACCAGTTGGCGATTCCCCCTCGCTCATGACCTTCCGTGAAGTTGAAACGCTCTTTCATGAATTTGGTCATGGCTTACAGCACATGCTTACGACAGTTGATGAGCCTGATGTGGCCGGGATTAATGGAGTCGAATGGGATGCGGTCGAGTTGCCAAGTCAGTTCATGGAGAACTGGTGCTATCACAAACCGACACTGCTCGGCATGACCGCTCACGTCGAAACTGGCGAACCTTTGCCGGATGAACTCTTTGAGAAAATCGTAAACGCTCGCCACTTCCGAGCCGGGTCTGATACCTTGCGGCAATTGACCTTCGGGATGACCGACATGCTGCTGCACTCGGAATTCATCCCGAATGGTGAAACCACAATATTTGATGTTCAACGTGATGTAATGCAATCGACTGCGATCATGCCGATGTTGCCCGAAGATCGTATGCTCTGTTCATTCCAGCACATTTTCGCAGGCGGTTATGCAGCCGGTTATTACAGCTATAAATGGGCCGAAGTTCTTTCAGCCGATGCCTTTGGAGCATTTGAAGAAGCAGGACTGGAAAACGAAGAGGCGATCGAAGAAACCGGACGCCACTTCCGAGACACCATTCTCGCCCAGGGCGGGAGTCAGCATCCGATGACTCTCTTCGAACAATTCCGCGGCCGCGAGCCTGATCCGACAGTCTTGTTAAGGCAGTGCGGATTGTTGAAAGAATAG
- a CDS encoding glycoside hydrolase family 71/99-like protein, translating to MKSIRIYDMILFTSRLLFLCLTLNGALLCAEEISFLQEPQVNPASMDGKVLCGYQGWFRCPDDGMHEGWHHWSRNRNRLTPASLTFEMWPDVSDLPESSQFETPEFTDRLGKPARLFSSANAETVDIHFQWMQAYGIDGVFLQRFLVNIERPSFDVVLQNVRTSARKSGRVYAICYDLSGTPVDQIYIKLTTDWKRLVDELEVTQDRQYQHHNNQPVVFLWGLYPDRFDAEIANRLIDFFHEETKYQATVAGGTPWYWRREKDPGWFRAFRRLDILSPWNVGNVSHQDGNKEASTGYWQKDFEEATSNNVEWMPVIYPGFSWKNLKGESGANATILRRGGEFFWKQFLAANKTGVKMAYVAMFDEVDEATAIFKVSNHPPTQANFVTYEELPADWYLRLTAAGVKVIRGEAEPVSEIPIQPE from the coding sequence ATGAAATCTATTCGAATTTATGACATGATCCTCTTCACTTCGCGACTGCTTTTCCTGTGCTTAACGCTCAATGGTGCTCTCCTTTGTGCGGAGGAAATTTCTTTCCTGCAGGAGCCACAAGTCAATCCAGCCAGCATGGATGGGAAAGTTCTGTGTGGTTATCAAGGTTGGTTTCGTTGTCCCGATGATGGCATGCACGAAGGCTGGCATCATTGGAGTCGGAATCGGAATCGGCTGACTCCTGCCAGTCTGACATTTGAAATGTGGCCAGATGTTTCGGACCTGCCGGAGTCTTCACAATTTGAAACGCCCGAGTTTACGGATCGCTTGGGAAAACCAGCCAGGTTATTCAGTTCGGCAAATGCGGAAACTGTTGACATTCATTTTCAGTGGATGCAGGCCTATGGAATTGATGGTGTCTTTCTTCAGCGGTTTCTGGTCAACATTGAACGCCCTTCCTTTGATGTTGTACTCCAGAATGTTCGCACCTCGGCCAGAAAATCTGGGCGTGTGTATGCGATTTGTTATGACTTATCCGGGACCCCAGTTGACCAAATCTACATTAAACTGACGACTGACTGGAAAAGGCTGGTCGATGAATTGGAAGTCACTCAGGATCGGCAGTATCAGCACCACAACAATCAACCAGTCGTATTTCTTTGGGGCCTCTACCCCGATCGCTTCGACGCGGAAATTGCGAATCGACTCATCGATTTCTTTCACGAGGAAACGAAGTATCAGGCGACCGTTGCAGGAGGAACTCCGTGGTATTGGCGGCGGGAAAAAGATCCCGGTTGGTTCAGGGCTTTTCGTCGGCTCGATATTCTCAGCCCCTGGAATGTCGGAAACGTTTCTCATCAGGATGGAAACAAAGAAGCCAGCACCGGATACTGGCAGAAAGATTTTGAAGAAGCCACCAGTAACAACGTCGAATGGATGCCGGTGATCTATCCCGGCTTTTCCTGGAAGAATCTCAAAGGAGAATCTGGTGCCAATGCAACAATTCTCCGCAGAGGCGGAGAGTTTTTCTGGAAGCAATTCCTCGCGGCGAATAAAACTGGTGTCAAAATGGCTTACGTAGCCATGTTTGACGAAGTGGACGAAGCCACCGCAATTTTTAAAGTCTCGAATCATCCCCCGACTCAAGCGAATTTCGTCACCTATGAGGAATTGCCTGCGGACTGGTATTTGCGATTAACCGCAGCAGGAGTAAAAGTGATTCGTGGGGAAGCGGAACCTGTCAGTGAAATTCCAATTCAACCAGAATGA
- a CDS encoding beta-ketoacyl-ACP synthase III — protein MDEALISTAAKIPRLSNAVTRRTCSLMGVQIVGTGSYVPKTVRTNLQMQELCPDCDPAWIEQRTGIRERRIVGVDESTCDLAVAAAQNALGKAGVYAKDVDLLIVGTFTPDYHCPSTACLVQDRLGLDAPAFDISAACSGFMYAVTTGAQYVATGNAKLALVIGADSNSRIVDPQDRTIAPLFGDGAGAVLLSAGTLEQGFKSYQLASDGSGSGMLDRPCGGSKNPITAEGITSGQHFLQMDGRNVFKWAVRTVVESIEIVLESAQMTVHDISLFALHQANQRIIDAVAQKLNVSSDRFFNNVHKYGNTSAGSIPLVLDEANSEGRIDRGDTILMCGFGAGLTWGTSLFVW, from the coding sequence ATGGATGAAGCTCTAATTTCGACAGCCGCAAAGATTCCGCGACTTTCAAATGCCGTTACCCGTCGAACCTGTTCTTTGATGGGGGTACAAATTGTCGGCACGGGGTCTTATGTGCCAAAAACCGTCCGAACGAACCTGCAGATGCAGGAGTTATGTCCCGACTGCGATCCCGCATGGATTGAGCAACGGACTGGAATTCGTGAACGTCGCATCGTCGGAGTCGACGAATCGACCTGCGATCTGGCTGTTGCGGCTGCACAAAACGCATTGGGCAAAGCGGGGGTTTATGCCAAAGATGTCGATCTGTTGATTGTTGGCACTTTCACTCCGGACTATCACTGCCCTTCAACTGCTTGTCTGGTGCAAGATCGCTTAGGACTCGATGCCCCGGCTTTCGATATTTCGGCAGCTTGCTCGGGCTTCATGTATGCCGTAACAACCGGTGCTCAATATGTCGCGACCGGAAATGCGAAGCTGGCTCTGGTGATTGGTGCAGATAGCAATTCACGAATTGTCGATCCTCAGGATCGGACAATCGCTCCACTATTTGGTGACGGAGCCGGTGCAGTCCTGCTCTCAGCAGGAACACTCGAACAAGGATTCAAATCGTATCAACTCGCCTCCGATGGCAGTGGCAGTGGGATGCTCGATCGACCTTGCGGGGGATCGAAAAATCCGATCACCGCTGAAGGAATTACTTCTGGACAGCATTTTCTCCAGATGGATGGTCGGAATGTGTTCAAATGGGCGGTGAGAACGGTTGTTGAATCGATTGAAATCGTACTCGAATCGGCACAAATGACCGTGCACGATATTTCTCTCTTCGCGTTGCATCAGGCCAATCAGCGGATTATTGATGCGGTTGCCCAAAAGCTGAATGTCTCCAGCGATCGTTTCTTCAATAACGTCCACAAATATGGCAACACCTCGGCTGGTTCCATTCCCCTTGTCCTCGATGAAGCCAATTCAGAAGGCAGAATCGACCGCGGCGATACGATTCTCATGTGTGGTTTTGGAGCCGGGTTAACTTGGGGTACATCCTTGTTTGTCTGGTAA
- a CDS encoding polysaccharide biosynthesis/export family protein codes for MQNLFTVPVSRTLAILLIVCSSGCAAFRSIDTIPPNCLTPDMLATSRNNESTIDLSLLAQRPPQQYLVDAGDVLGIYIEGVLGNPGESPPISISTNPDIPPSIGYPISIRDDGTLSLPMIGSISVRGMTIRQVEEHLRKIYTIDRNILQPGQDRIIVSLQRPREIRVLVMRQETGGSNGSTEFAQGLSINLGQTKRGNGQVVNLPIYKNDVLHALARTGGLPGLDAENTIFIIRRRHDFTPGPYGNGVHPQGIQPGIPALAPQYQPAPFNGPMGYQPVSHRSNVKTQDSNPLLLTGYRNAASQQQIQPVNFQSGYNFAAPQMPMQHPQGIQNFNSVNPLEELRHGMHNSDESAGIRQPVRIDTIDQQELRHSSELSESEMKALNPRGSGYQWGNTQTTSLEEMPEIQNDFVPKNEWNSSSGVTQPTPMMTHPQQQYAPVPAQTPMQAQPQYQPPYQNQMPPQNWMANPESTYPPGFNEAFADVPWEDFSGDFGWNMNDPTMNNHEIIKIPVRLKPGEQPNIRPEDVILQDGDILFIESRETEIFYTGGLLGGGQFTLPRDYDLDVLGAIAIAQGANQQRDARQIGGVSAINGDVTISASNVVILRQLPDCSQVAIKVDLYRALEDPSQRVVIQPGDIVMLRYTKLEAVGAFFERNLLESALFGIAATQIGGGGN; via the coding sequence ATGCAGAATTTGTTTACGGTTCCAGTATCACGAACGCTGGCGATTCTTCTGATCGTCTGCAGCAGTGGCTGCGCGGCTTTTCGATCGATCGATACCATACCACCCAACTGTTTGACTCCCGACATGCTGGCGACTTCTCGCAATAATGAGTCGACAATTGATCTGTCTCTGCTGGCTCAACGTCCTCCGCAACAATACTTGGTCGATGCCGGCGATGTCCTCGGAATTTACATTGAGGGTGTGCTCGGCAATCCCGGAGAATCACCTCCAATCAGCATTTCCACGAACCCAGATATTCCACCTTCAATTGGCTATCCCATTTCGATTCGCGATGATGGGACGCTATCTTTGCCAATGATTGGATCGATTTCCGTTCGTGGCATGACGATACGGCAGGTTGAAGAGCATCTGCGTAAAATCTATACAATCGACCGAAATATTCTGCAGCCGGGGCAAGACCGAATCATCGTATCCTTACAACGCCCACGAGAAATTCGCGTGCTGGTGATGCGTCAGGAAACTGGTGGAAGTAATGGAAGTACCGAATTTGCTCAGGGACTTTCCATTAACCTTGGACAAACCAAACGGGGTAATGGACAGGTTGTTAATCTGCCTATCTATAAAAATGATGTCCTGCATGCTCTGGCCCGCACGGGTGGCTTACCAGGGCTTGATGCAGAAAATACGATTTTCATCATCCGACGCCGACACGACTTCACCCCCGGCCCTTATGGAAATGGTGTGCATCCCCAAGGGATTCAACCCGGAATACCAGCGTTGGCCCCTCAGTATCAACCTGCTCCATTCAATGGTCCCATGGGATATCAGCCCGTCTCTCATCGAAGCAATGTAAAAACTCAGGATTCTAATCCGCTTCTTCTGACAGGTTATCGGAACGCGGCTTCACAACAACAAATTCAACCGGTCAACTTTCAGTCGGGCTACAATTTCGCGGCTCCCCAAATGCCGATGCAGCATCCACAAGGCATCCAGAACTTCAATTCTGTGAACCCACTGGAGGAGCTGCGTCACGGCATGCATAATTCTGACGAATCCGCAGGAATTCGCCAACCCGTAAGAATTGATACGATCGATCAGCAAGAGTTGCGTCATTCCTCTGAACTCTCTGAGTCAGAGATGAAAGCATTGAATCCACGAGGTTCGGGGTATCAATGGGGAAATACTCAAACGACTTCTCTGGAAGAGATGCCAGAGATTCAAAATGATTTTGTCCCAAAGAACGAGTGGAACAGTTCGTCAGGCGTGACTCAACCGACACCAATGATGACTCATCCACAACAGCAATACGCACCCGTGCCTGCGCAGACACCGATGCAGGCTCAGCCTCAATATCAGCCGCCGTACCAGAATCAGATGCCTCCGCAAAACTGGATGGCGAATCCAGAATCGACTTATCCTCCCGGCTTCAACGAAGCCTTTGCCGATGTCCCCTGGGAAGACTTTTCTGGAGATTTCGGTTGGAACATGAACGATCCCACGATGAACAACCACGAAATTATCAAAATTCCAGTCCGACTCAAACCGGGCGAACAGCCGAACATTCGTCCGGAAGATGTCATACTACAGGATGGAGATATCCTGTTCATCGAATCCCGGGAAACGGAAATCTTCTATACAGGCGGTTTACTGGGAGGCGGCCAATTCACGTTGCCCCGCGATTACGATCTGGATGTTCTGGGAGCCATTGCAATTGCTCAGGGAGCCAATCAACAACGCGATGCCCGTCAAATTGGCGGCGTCTCAGCCATCAATGGAGACGTCACGATCTCTGCCAGCAACGTAGTTATACTTCGTCAGCTGCCAGATTGTTCGCAGGTAGCGATCAAAGTCGATCTGTATCGAGCCCTGGAAGATCCGAGTCAGAGAGTCGTGATTCAACCAGGCGATATCGTGATGTTACGATACACTAAACTGGAAGCCGTTGGAGCCTTCTTCGAACGGAACCTCCTCGAATCCGCCCTCTTCGGTATCGCAGCGACTCAGATCGGCGGTGGTGGGAATTAA
- a CDS encoding 3-keto-disaccharide hydrolase has protein sequence MKRVTFSYTLLSLVAFSIVTGTLSAEEKFKPLFNGKNLEGWVQKGGKADYRVEDNQIIGTSKKGTPNSFLCTDKDYANFVLELEFFPDPVLNSGVQIRSNTYDEDKTYTWTDSEGKEQTRKVPANRVHGYQVEIDPSDRAWTGGIYDESRRGWLNNLVDNQPAREAFKPGEWNTFRVVANGDSIKTFLNGVPAADLKDDMTSTGFIALQVHNFKEDGHEMKWRNIRIQELP, from the coding sequence ATGAAGCGTGTCACATTTAGTTATACACTGCTGAGTCTGGTTGCTTTCAGTATCGTAACAGGAACTCTCAGTGCAGAAGAAAAGTTCAAGCCATTATTTAATGGCAAGAATCTGGAGGGCTGGGTACAAAAAGGAGGAAAAGCTGATTATCGGGTCGAAGACAATCAGATTATTGGCACCAGCAAAAAAGGGACGCCGAACAGCTTTTTGTGCACCGACAAAGATTATGCGAATTTCGTTTTGGAACTCGAGTTCTTTCCCGATCCGGTCCTGAATTCCGGCGTGCAGATTCGAAGCAACACGTACGATGAAGACAAAACTTACACCTGGACCGACAGCGAAGGTAAGGAGCAAACCAGAAAAGTTCCGGCGAATCGGGTCCACGGCTATCAGGTCGAAATCGATCCTTCAGACCGTGCCTGGACTGGCGGAATTTATGACGAAAGTCGTCGTGGCTGGTTGAATAATCTGGTCGATAATCAACCAGCTCGCGAAGCCTTCAAGCCAGGTGAGTGGAATACATTTCGTGTTGTCGCTAATGGGGATTCTATCAAGACTTTCCTGAATGGTGTGCCAGCAGCCGATTTGAAAGATGATATGACCTCAACCGGCTTCATCGCACTACAGGTCCACAACTTCAAGGAAGACGGACACGAAATGAAATGGAGAAACATTCGTATTCAGGAACTTCCATAA
- a CDS encoding GNAT family N-acetyltransferase → MSPTFMIRLDDYQRSSSELAEFITSTWRKSYEGKMTFPLWSAEYFEWQLRWKNPHFRRNLIAIYDDSRLVATLLGSEYSFRCGNEILPGSIWSWMTIDPAYRGQGFAKLLNEERIRRLKDRHIDLVVSYRYFGSKNSLAERPHRNSGDNTAKFHNKVGFWVRVLNPQGVWDWSLSSAAAWGARLTSPWAPLPKLGKEENYIRKATPDDIPQCLELIHEKTNSLPLAIHWDQETLSNQLLGSPLSTTLVYEREEKIEGFINFHLLTSFSKCEGQMGLLDVMSTQRLSSRKSLYLMYAAMQEMLNQGAIVALKLRSGDEDLLLMLRSYFAPRAPESHLVMQWIGEEREVPKNAKTHLLWR, encoded by the coding sequence GTGAGTCCGACATTTATGATTCGACTGGATGACTATCAGAGAAGTTCTTCTGAACTGGCCGAATTTATTACGTCGACCTGGCGGAAGTCCTACGAGGGTAAGATGACTTTCCCTCTCTGGTCAGCCGAGTATTTTGAATGGCAACTTCGCTGGAAAAATCCGCATTTCCGTCGCAATCTGATCGCCATTTACGATGATTCTCGACTGGTTGCGACACTTCTCGGCTCTGAATATTCCTTCCGCTGTGGCAATGAAATCCTACCAGGTTCGATCTGGAGTTGGATGACAATCGACCCCGCGTATCGAGGTCAAGGCTTTGCCAAGCTTCTAAACGAAGAACGCATCCGCCGCCTGAAGGATCGTCACATCGATCTGGTGGTCAGTTATCGATATTTCGGATCAAAAAATTCACTTGCAGAACGCCCACACCGGAACTCGGGTGACAATACCGCCAAGTTTCACAATAAAGTCGGCTTCTGGGTTCGCGTACTCAATCCACAAGGCGTCTGGGACTGGTCACTAAGTTCCGCTGCTGCCTGGGGAGCACGATTGACCTCACCCTGGGCACCGCTCCCCAAACTCGGCAAGGAAGAGAATTACATTCGAAAAGCCACCCCAGACGATATCCCTCAATGTCTGGAATTGATCCACGAGAAAACAAACTCACTCCCGCTTGCAATCCACTGGGATCAGGAAACACTCAGCAATCAATTGCTGGGAAGTCCTCTCTCAACGACACTTGTGTACGAGCGAGAGGAAAAGATTGAAGGTTTTATTAATTTTCATTTGCTGACGTCCTTCTCAAAATGCGAAGGTCAGATGGGACTACTGGATGTTATGTCGACGCAAAGGCTCTCCTCACGTAAAAGTTTGTACCTAATGTATGCAGCAATGCAGGAAATGCTCAATCAGGGAGCGATTGTGGCCTTGAAGCTTCGCAGTGGCGATGAAGATCTCTTACTGATGCTGCGATCGTACTTTGCACCCCGCGCACCGGAATCGCATTTAGTAATGCAATGGATTGGAGAGGAAAGAGAAGTCCCCAAAAACGCAAAGACGCATTTACTCTGGAGATAA